Proteins co-encoded in one Arthrobacter sp. ERGS1:01 genomic window:
- a CDS encoding amino acid ABC transporter ATP-binding protein: MGLAEKAKAYPAQLSGGQQQRVAIARSLAMKPKLMLFDEPTSALDPELVGDVLTVMKHVAEEGMTMIVVTHEIGFAREVADRVVFMDEGRVIEHGPAATVLTARNTSGPRTSSAMSNERSWMAYAGPYMRTEGPDSSGGAPDCNGRADYRLARCLYISR, translated from the coding sequence GTGGGACTGGCGGAGAAGGCCAAGGCGTACCCCGCGCAGCTCTCCGGCGGGCAACAACAACGCGTGGCCATTGCCCGGTCCCTGGCCATGAAACCAAAGCTGATGCTCTTCGACGAGCCCACCAGTGCTCTTGACCCGGAACTCGTTGGCGATGTTCTCACCGTCATGAAGCACGTCGCCGAAGAAGGCATGACCATGATTGTCGTCACCCATGAGATCGGGTTCGCCCGTGAGGTTGCCGACCGGGTCGTGTTCATGGATGAGGGGCGGGTTATTGAACACGGCCCCGCAGCAACCGTGCTGACAGCCCGCAACACGAGCGGACCGCGAACTTCCTCCGCCATGTCAAATGAGCGTTCATGGATGGCGTACGCCGGTCCATACATGAGAACCGAGGGGCCTGACTCGTCAGGAGGCGCTCCGGACTGCAACGGTAGGGCGGACTACCGCCTCGCCCGGTGCCTATACATCAGCCGATAG